CCCGAGGATAGACGCCAGTTCTTCCATGCGTGATTGATGGACCACGGCTAAAACTTCATCGGAGGCCTGAAGCACGGTATCGCCATGGGGGATGATGAGCCGCCCGTCGCGGATCACCGCCGCCAGAATACACTCGGCCGGAAAAGGCAGATCTTCCACCCTCCTGCCGGCGGCAACGGCTGCAGGATGCACTTTTTCTTCAACCAGGGAGTACTGCCCCTTGTGAAGCTTGAGCAGCGTAATCATATTTCCCAGCGACATCTCCTCGGCGATCAGATGCGCCATGAGATCCGCCTGACTCAGTGCTACATCGACTCCCATGACCGAGGTGAACATCCAGGCGTTCTTTGGGTCCTTCACACGGGCAATGGTGCGAGGCACACCAAATTCGAACCGCGCAAGGCTCGTAACGACCAGGTTCGCTTCATCCCTGCCCGTCACGGCTGCCACGACGTTTGCCTCCCTTATGCCTGCCGCTTCCAGAACGGCCGGATCTGTTCCGCTTCCGGACATCACGCTTTCCGTCGGAAGATCCTCATGGAGATGCCGGACCTCCCTCACATTGGCTTCAATGATTTTCACCTGGTGCTTTTCGGCCAGGAGCAGTGAAGCGAGATGCGTCCCCATCTTTCCCCCACCTACGATGATCACTTTCATCGTTTTCCTCCATAGGGAGTGAGTCGCTC
This region of Desulforhabdus amnigena genomic DNA includes:
- a CDS encoding potassium channel family protein, translated to MKVIIVGGGKMGTHLASLLLAEKHQVKIIEANVREVRHLHEDLPTESVMSGSGTDPAVLEAAGIREANVVAAVTGRDEANLVVTSLARFEFGVPRTIARVKDPKNAWMFTSVMGVDVALSQADLMAHLIAEEMSLGNMITLLKLHKGQYSLVEEKVHPAAVAAGRRVEDLPFPAECILAAVIRDGRLIIPHGDTVLQASDEVLAVVHQSRMEELASILGEQRS